The following coding sequences lie in one Steroidobacter denitrificans genomic window:
- a CDS encoding DUF4266 domain-containing protein has translation MQTPLSRLPQLVTCTLLVAALAGCTLVKPWERDLHARPDMQPDSLDIAIDEHIYFSKEASSGGRGFGGGGCGCN, from the coding sequence ATGCAAACGCCACTGAGCAGGCTCCCGCAGCTCGTTACATGCACGTTGCTCGTAGCCGCGCTCGCCGGCTGCACACTCGTCAAGCCCTGGGAACGAGACCTGCACGCCCGCCCGGACATGCAGCCGGACAGTCTAGACATCGCCATCGACGAGCACATCTATTTCAGCAAGGAAGCCTCGAGCGGCGGCCGCGGCTTCGGCGGCGGAGGTTGCGGATGCAACTGA